From the genome of Nicotiana sylvestris chromosome 1, ASM39365v2, whole genome shotgun sequence:
actcaggaaaacgaagccctcaaagctcaaatccagaaaaTGAGAATAACTGCTAGAAACCtggaaagaagccgagcggacGAAAAGCTTATAAGCAGTTTGAAAAAGAAATCACTtaagtgtcaagatgacctagaaaagtttgaagccagtctagcaaaagtccgGGCCCAATTGGCAAAGAACGCAGAAGGGCGGGCACAGTTTGTGcatcaaatgaaaagaaaatatgaagggacaatcaccaatCTGAAGAGAAAGTTAACTACCCTTGAGAATGAGGCGACCAAGCAGGCCAAGAAAtttaaagctgatagggaacattgttatgctttgatggctcagatggagaAAGAAATGCAACAATTGCAAAATCAAAACCATCACGACACTCAGGTATTAGAAGCCAGGAATCAGCAAATAGGGCgattgcttcaggaaaagggcaTAATCCGAGAGAGGATCAGGGCCATTGCTGACTACATTGCCGTGAAGTGCCAAGCGTGCGAGGACATGACTCGTACCTCCTTCTTCGCTGCAGTGATGACTTTCATtcgccagataatgagtgatttggagcggctGCAAAGGGATCTcacatataggcccgcggcgagaccgaatgatgtcccgagGGCCCTAGGAGCATTAATGTTTTCCTGATTTTCACTTTAGTCtgtttctgttggagtctgttagtttattttcgggtctgtattttctttctgtcgCAGTCTGTTAGTCGGTTCTTCAGTCTGTATTGTCAGCTTGCTGGTTTCCTTTTCGagtttgttagttttgagtcgttgtaatcaaagcattttctttttatgaaaaatttgaaaatcccaaaatattttgttatttctttttttcttatctccagaactacgcctggtctaattcatgcggggtcatgatacgtaggcaatctccataggattcgaccataacaaaaaaaaatacatttagaAAGAGTGGGAGTGGAAATAAGAAaatgggaaagaaaaagaaaagccgGAATGAAGCATGCaaccgttgcaaaacatgtagaaatacatttaactgtataggtgcattacacccccaacgtgcgattacctgtctgttatttgttcCAAACTAACTTTTTGTTGATGTTACAACCAGCCCAGGTTTTATATAaaagtggttggttttgtggtagtctggcttcgcatccatacttcacgaggtcgaagggAAGCATTGAAATGTCTTCACAAATGACTCTACCAACAGTTCCTATTGCAGATGAGAGTTCGATCTCGGGCATCCCAACTTCAGAATTGGCAGTTGCCGAGGAAAACAGGTTACTACGTCtctgcatgatggaaatgtgggacgcctgggcaaACGGAAGAGAACCACCAAGTGCAATCCCTTAATTTCCCGAGCtttttcccagggcaagtgggatttccaacatccccataaactatccaaataccccactaggaTACCCTACTATTTCTGCCAACTTtgtgggaacaccttctgaggctcgcccccaggtgttagcttcagGTGCAACTTCGAATATCTTCACTGCTCCGCCTTGCTCGGCTACGACACAGCCTACATTGCCCAGGCCCAGCTTTGACCCATCATACTTCACCTTCCAAACACCATCTTTTCCACTGGAACCTATACAGTTTCCCACCTATACTTACTCCCAACCACCCTGGTATGAGTTTACCACAGGGCAAGAGAAATCCACCAAAAcccctgagcaagaagagattgcgaagaagatgaggagtatgAAACAAAGTCTCAAAAGCATACAGGGCTTGAGTagacagaaaagtgtatcctatgccgactTGTGTATATTCCCTTATGTGCATCtgccattgggattcaaaaccccaaaatttgagaagtatgatggacatggtgatcctattgcttatctcaagagatattgcaaccAGCTACGAGGAGCCGGTGGGAAGGAAGAActcctcatggcctatttcggagaaagtctggtcGGCATcacatctgagtggtacatggaccaagataTATCCCGCTGGCACATTTGGGATGACCTGACTAGAGATTTCGTcaggcagttccagtacaacattgatattgcaccagataggaactcattgacaaacttgaagaagaaatcctcgaaaagcttccgagagtacgcaATTAAATGGCGTGAACAAgcctccagggtaaagcctccgatggatgatattgaaatggtcacagttttcctccaagctcaggaggctgactacttccaaaatatgatgtccgcaatgggtaaaccgttcgctgaagctatcaagattggcgaaatggtggaaaatgggttgaaaacgggtcgaattctaaACCAATCCGCCatcagagctacctcccaagccattcagggtgggtctggaggagtGGCGAAGGGcaataaaaaggaagaaacatccatggcagcgTCGGGTGCAAGAAAACACCGCACTCCCAGATCCTTTTTCTCAGAAAGGGCCCCGCAGCACTATTACCCCCACCAAGACGTAGCCTATACCCCCCAGCCATACacggtcatgaatgctcaaccttatgtCCGGCCGCAATAACAAGACAACTGGAACCAAGCTCCATTTTCTAGAATCCAGCCTCcttaccaaaaccactacaacccccgacctccacaaaataattttcaCCCTCGTGAACCACCCAAGAGGCCAAATTTTACACCAATTGGTGAATCCTACTCCAGTCTGTTACCAAAGCTTGTTCAAATGGGTCAGTAACAGCCTGTTTCTCAAACCAGGCAAAACCTAGTATCACCCGCTTACAGAGCCGGTACCCGATGCACCTATCactcaggggtagaagggcatgACACGAATGACTGTTGGACTCTAAAGAGAGCCGTAGAAAATttgatagaacaaaggaagatagtgctaagggatgaagatattcccaatGTGACTAACAACCCACTGTCGGCCCACAACAACGAGTCGgtaatcggaatgatttgtgaggacaaggaaTTTGACCCAACTTTGAAGGCCATCATTACCATCGCTGAtgtagaaaagaaaccaaaagctgcCGCGAAAAAAGACAAAGGGGAGAAAAACAAAAGCACCCCTCCAAAGTTAGAAAAGAAAGTTGAAGTGGAAATTGGGGCAATGCCCcccaaagatgttgttctctatgTCCCTCGAGGCCGCAAAGAAAAGCAGATGGATTTGAGTCCTCCCAGGAGATTTGAACTGAATAAGACAAcccaaatgtatgtgcccaaaggAGCTTATGTGATGCGGGGGCCAATTAATCTACTAAGGCTGAGTGAGCCCGTGGTTTTTGGCCGCGTACCACAAAAGCCCATGACGGATCCTACCATTGtgccctggaactacaacaaatcAGTGATGACTTACAAAGGCAGAGAAATCTCgggagaagttcaagaaaataacccaGCAGAAAAGTATTTCAATCtggaagaggtgaacaatgcCACTAGAAAGCGCTTCCTATCTAAGAAGCCCGTAAGTCCCGAAGAAGCAGAGGCCTTCTTTCAACAGATGGAAATGGCGGATTATGAGGTGATCGACCAGCTTCGAAAATTTCCCGCACAAGTCTCCTTGTTATCTTTGTTTATGAATTCCACCGAACATCaaaaggtattgatcaagacccttaacgaagtatatgtgcctgttgagacttctgtagagtagttggagagaatggccgaaagatttttcgcaattaaccagatctccttcagcaaaaatgacttgGCCCCAGAAGGGGCCGCATATAACAAAGCCCTGCACCTTACAGTCAAATGCGAAGGGTAAtacgtgaaaagggttatgttggacggaggctctAGGGTAGACATTTGCCCACTCTCAACTCTGCAGCGTATGGAAATCGGTAccgaaagaatccgacccaacaacgactgtgtacgtgccttcgatggtatcaaaagggacacaattggagagattgatctgattctgaccatcatcccagtagactttgaagtaaccttccaggttctggacatggacacatcctacaactttCTTTTGGGGAGGCCGTGGATTCACGCAGCGGGGGTTgtgccttctactctccaccagatggtgaagtttgaacatGAGGATCAGGAGATTGTGGTTCACGAGGAAGATGAGCAATCGATTTATCAggacccgtcagtcccatgtcttgaagcaagagaaggAAGTGAGTACATAGTCTATCAGGCCTTTGAAATCATGGTTGCTGATCAGTGCGAAGAAGGAAAACCTTGTCCTCAACCCTTCCTTTCTAATacatcaatcatggtggccaaagaaatgatcaggcACGGCTACAAACCTGGGAAAGGGCTTGGGAAATCGTTGCAAGGAATAGCTGAACCTATCACCCTAATcgccagtgaaaagttctttggggtaggctTCTGACCTACTCCAGCTGATGTAAGATGGGCAGATGATAGAAAAAATGATAGTTGGGTATTGCCAGCCGGTGCTGCATCtgtacagaacatttgtcaagccaaaatacaatgaggaagaggaacATAAAGCCTTTATGGCCAAAGAAATCGAAGAAATCTGTGGGGCCATGAGGAAGATACTGTATGAagcccacatggttcaaccaggggaaggttcaagcaccgctgaggtgctgtgtatgggacctaatgccaaactgcagaattggaaggctaccccattcccaatcaggcaagagtcccggtagacctgtcttgccactttttctgcatcacgagttattccagggtgtaactcggatcttttctttagtttattgtcttttaatttccaatataaccctgttatctttaaattcaatgaaatgaaatcaatatttcatcgtccatttctctttattctttctgatttggttatttttctcttttatttcttctttcagttctaataatgcggctttaagtaacatgacatgcttgcggacttcatgcccagatccaaatacactgtctaactgtgaaataatgaaccaagaaccggaatatgatgaatAAGAGGCTTTTCGGGAAATAAATCGGGAATTGGAatagtttgagaataaacctagCCGAACTTGAATGATATTGAGCTgattaatttgggtagttctgaagaagtcaggaaaaccaagataagcattcacacagatgagaaAACTCGagacgcattgatccaacttttgtttgagttcaaagatgtgtttgcttggtcatacgatgacatgccaggactaagtgttgatttggtggttcataagttgccaacTTACCCCCATTATCCCCCTGTCcagaaaaagcaaagaaaatttaaaaccgatatcagtgataagattaaagaagaggtcacaaaacaattgaaagcgggggtgatccgagtggttcgatacaccacatggttagccattatagttccagtgccaaagaaggacgggaaaattcGAGTGTATGTGGATTAcagagatttaaacaaggcaagtcccaaagataacttccctttgcTGAACATCCACATCCATGTTGATAACTGCggcaaacatgagatacagtctttcgtggattgttacgtaggatatcaccaggtgttgatggatgaagaatatgcagaaaagacagcttttaccacaccttggggtacatactgttacagagtcatgccatatggtctgaagaacgccggggcaacctacatgagagccatgactgccatttttcatgatatgatgcaccaagagatagaggtatatgtggacgatgtaatcatcaaatccaaaactcaGGACGACTACGTTCGGAACTTGAGAAATTTTTTTGAGCGGTTacgcaaatatgatttgaagttgaacccagccaaatgtgcatttggggtaccatccgaaaaacttttgggattcatagtcagtcggaggggcatcgagttggacccaacaaagataaaatctattcgAGATTTCCCTCCTCCAcgaaccaagaaagatgttatgagtttgttgggaagattgaactacatcaactgattcattgctcagttgacattcacatgtgaacccatattcaaattgCTAAAGAAAGATGCGACAATCAAATGGACAAATGAGTGCCAagaggcttttgataaaatcaaagaatatctgtcgaatccgccggtattggtcccacctgagccagggaggcctctgttcttgtatttgacaatcttggaaaattcttttggttgtgtcctcgggcaacatgatgtgaccggaaagaaagagcatgccatttactatctgagcaagaagtttactagttatgaagccaagtacactttgttggaaagaacttatTGCGCTTTAACATGGgtcgctcaaaagctgaggcattatttgcaagcttacaccacttacctcatagccaggttggatcctttaaaatacatattccagaaaccaatACCCACTGGGAGATTAgaaaagtggcagatcttgctcacagagtttgacatagtctatgtcactcgcacgacaatgaaagcgcaggtgttagcagatcatttggctgagaacccggttgatgatgaataccaacctttgagtacttacttaccagatgaagaggtaaattcagttgaggcaatatctgaagacacccatgcttggaaaatgttctttaaTGGGGCGGTGAAcacaaaaggtgttggaattggggcaatcttgatcttaCCCACCGGCCAGCATTATCCAGCCATAGCCCGACTTCGGTCTTTCTGCATAAACAATACCTCCGAGTATGAAGCCTggattatgggtatgaacatggcaatcgaccaagatatcgaagaattgttaatcatgggagactcaaatttaattatccgacaagctcaaggagaatgggaaacccgagatgtcaagcttattcctacatgtggaagatcttggcaagtgattcaagtcaatagaattcaggtacatcCCTTGCTATCACAATGAATTagctgatgcacttgctactttggcctcgatgctgccatacccaggcaatgctcacattgatcctttggaaatccaaatccagGAAAGGCACGGTTACTGCAACACGGTTGAGGCAGAACcaaatgttcagccatggtatcatgacatcaagagatttctgaaaactaaaAAATACCCTGAGCAAGCCAgcggagaccaaaagagaaccattagacggcatgcaagtggtttctttttgagtggtgatgtcttgtacaaaagaaccccggacctcaacttgttaaTATGTATTGATGCCGAAGAAGCCGGAAGAATCATGTACGAAGTGCATGCAGGAGTGTGCgaaccccacatgaacgggtatgttttggcaaagaaaatccttcgagcgggttattactggatgaccatggaaaaagactacttcagttttgttcggaaatgtcatcagtttAGGTgcacggggatttgattcatgcaccacccacagaactgcatcctatATCAACACCTTGGCCattcgtcgcctggggcatggacgtcattgggccaatcgagccaaaagcctcaaatgggcatagattcatattggtcgtcATCGACTATTTCACGAAGTGGGTTGAAGCAGTTACTCTTAAATCTatcaccaagaaagttgtggtagacTTCGTGCACTCTAACCTCATCTGccattttggtattcctgcaactatcattacggataatgtTGCAAATTTGAATAGTaatttgatgagggagatatgcgaacaattcaagataacacatcgGAACTCTACCCCTTATCGTCCTAAAGTCGATAGTGTCGTTGAAGTAGcaaataagaacatcaaaaagattttgagaaagatgattcaaagttccaggcagtaGCATGAAAAGTTAccgtttgcattattggggtatcgcactactgtgcgcacatcagtCGGAGCTACCCCGTACCTTTttgtttatggcactgaagctgtaatacccacgaaagttgaaatcccttctctccggatcattgttgaagctgaaattgaagacaatgagtgggtcaaagcccgtctggaacagttaaccctgattgatgagAAGCAAATGGCTGCAATCTGCcatgggcagttgtaccaacaaagaatggcccgcgcttacaacaagaaagtgtggcctagaaattttgaagtagggcaactcgttctaaggcgtattcttccccatcatcaggaagcaaaaggaaaatttgctcccaattggaaaggcccatacatcatcagaaagatattgcccagaggagcattgtacttgagagatatcgaaggaaatgatcccgaggcAGCTGTGAACGCAGAcgcggtcaaaaggtactatgtctagtCTTTCTGCAGCAATAGCACTAttcgattgggatgacgaaggctttcatttttgctaccccaaacactccaatccttttggctaaccctttgagccggttacttttctttcattaccctctttgtaactcgaaaaaaaagaagaagaaaaaaataataacaacaacaacaacaaaagcaaaatgctttcctgaactacgttcgacttaattccgaaaggatacgtaggcatcctctctctggggttcagtcacaccaaaataaaaatccaatttcccccaaaagtgaaactggggcagatgttataatggttcggcaatgagcCCACCagaacggttccaaagttgtaattctgtCCAGATTCTCTtcacccaaaccttgttcaaagTCCTTTCGATCAATCGGTGAaaggttttcaaaaaaaaaacgcAGTTGTTTGGATTCGatgcaatcaagatgagagaaataaaatgagagattcttattggtgaaaatatacgagcaccgtaaggcgatggtgagtagagaaattgaaaatagagagtcttgttagtgaaaactcgtaaaagagcactataaggtgaTGGTGAGAagataaatgagagaggtcgattggtgaaaacccacaaagggagccgttgatcgaaaagaagaaaccaCTCACCACCATTGGTATTTGAAAGAGTCCTGTCAAGATTTCTCGGTTTTAAAAAACATGGGtcgcaatgggtttatgagaagatggatagttgtgcagatcgggtatccagtccaagaagcatgtcatgtctattgaagcctgcatgcaccccagataagtccttctttcctccccaaaagggacacttctctttaaattcattttcttgtcctttgtttacttttccttgaatccctttcggtctaactctttTTCTGAGACTAATACAAaaaaaaggtggcaagattggttttacagggttctgcttaataaaagccgagtccaaagaaaagtacccagcctcagcgaGTGCATCAAGTcaatcccgactggccatgatagTTGATGCTCTGAAATCAGAATtattgaaattgaaaagaaatccaaagtcgAAAGCCCTTAGAGGCAGAGTAAAGTGAAAGGGCCAAAGCCCCATACGGGTGAGCCGTCATGAgaaattttgaaaagttgagTTCCTCTGTTTTAGAGAGAGATCAACCTTCAGAAAAGCCAGCAGGCAGCAGAGGTtctcactgtcacacctccttttttcgcccctgcaggggtgaaggagtttttccaattaaaggataatcgaaacgggatttgtttatttatttcagagtcaccacttgggagatttagggtgtccatATTCACCAatttaatctcgaatcgaggaaaagaatgactctgtattacaatccgcgaactagaaatccggataaggaattctgttaacccgggagaaggtgttaggcatttcgagttccgtgattctagcacggtcgctcaactatcatattcggcttgtttatctgattttatacaaatatgagctcatgtgcaagttttaacttttaaacgcttttgtcattattattttttttttcaagaattgcaacatcatggaaatacatctcgaaccacgtcacatcaatgcacccgtggttgttggcacatttccattccgttgagatttggatttgggccacataaatgtgcacccgagtttaagaaaattaaattattaaaggcgcgcctaaggCGGCTAGCGTAAtttttactttgggtagggccgtgaaattttgctaaaacgGTCTctccgaagtctaagcaattttaaagcaaatatttactgagggccccgcaatttttcatttttttttattcggcgaggctcatctcattcttattttttaaaggaatttgcaacgtcatagACACGCatctgaaccacgtcacaatcaatgtacccgtgattaaagacacgtctcgactccgctgagatttggatttggatcacataaatgtgcacccgagtttaagaaagtaagattaattaagacacgtcctaaagaaactaacgtatcgttattttgggtaaggccgtggagttcgctaaacggcctatcccgaattctaagtaatcaacacatacatttttgtgagggccccgcaatctgcgcgttttatttggcgaggctcatctcgtttattttaaaaaggacgatcctaaagcgactacattttttatttacCTTTGtctctaaagaaaaaaaaacctaaTTAATTATAAGCATGCAATGTCCCAGCTTTTGTTGTTCGAATCAACAACTTAACGATGACGCACCTAACCGACAATACATACCTTTATTTTAATTGACAGACGTGAACTCCCAAAATTCCTAAACCAATTTATCATGCCCGTTAACTATTACGAACTATGGGTTTTAATGAACCGATTTAGTGTAAATGAACCTTTCTTTTCCTGACTTTTAACCATTTTCAACACTAATCTACCAACAACATTTCAGGTTTTGCTTACTATCGAATTCATAAACTGTTATTCAATGAAGACATCCTAATATAATGGCATGATCAATGATAAAATTACTAGCGAGTACGGTGAATATTATTAAATCAGCTAACGAATTGGAATCCTATTACAAGTTCATTACCCTTTTAACCTGACCTTAATCTAGACCCGCCTATTACTGATGACATTCGAGTTCCTCCAAACTGATTCAACAATCCCATTTCACAAACCTGTTGAACTGACTACACTTCATGTCATTCCAAAGATTCAATTTAACATTTCAATGTTATACAATGCTTAACAGATAACCCACCTTAAAAACAGTTTTGATTATACACATAACTACTATCTATATAACAGGAAAACATCTAAACTAACACCAATTAAAATGCAGGCAGTTCTTAGTTGATCAACAAATGTGTTCGAAAGTTTCCTTTCAAACTTCAGCGAGCTTACATCAATATGGTTCAGGGTAGTGTACCTG
Proteins encoded in this window:
- the LOC138876900 gene encoding uncharacterized protein, giving the protein MSSQMTLPTVPIADESSISGIPTSELAVAEENRASGISNIPINYPNTPLGYPTISANFVGTPSEARPQVLASGATSNIFTAPPCSATTQPTLPRPSFDPSYFTFQTPSFPLEPIQFPTYTYSQPPWYEFTTGQEKSTKTPEQEEIAKKMRSMKQSLKSIQGLSRQKSVSYADLCIFPYVHLPLGFKTPKFEKYDGHGDPIAYLKRYCNQLRGAGGKEELLMAYFGESLVGITSEWYMDQDISRWHIWDDLTRDFVRQFQYNIDIAPDRNSLTNLKKKSSKSFREQNLVSPAYRAGTRCTYHSGVEGHDTNDCWTLKRAVENLIEQRKIVLRDEDIPNVTNNPLSAHNNESVIGMICEDKEFDPTLKAIITIADVEKKPKAAAKKDKGEKNKSTPPKLEKKVEVEIGAMPPKDVVLYVPRGRKEKQMDLSPPRRFELNKTTQMYVPKGAYVMRGPINLLRLSEPVVFGRVPQKPMTDPTIVPWNYNKSVMTYKGREISGEVQENNPAEKYFNLEEVNNATRKRFLSKKPVSPEEAEAFFQQMEMADYEVIDQLRKFPAQVSLLSLFMNSTEHQKVLIKTLNEVYVPVETSVE